The genomic segment AAATCAGAACTCTGCTGGAGACTCCTGGACTCACCCTGTCCTGCCAAGTAAATCCAAGCCCGGTGAATTCTGTTCTCTATATGACACTCTGACATCAGTTGTTCCTCGGTCACTTTGGAAAGCGTCTCCTTCCTGATACCACAGTGCACCAGATTGTAAGTATACTGTCGGAAGAGAGGGTTAATGGTGCCCAGCCAGTCAGCGAGGTTACTGGGGTCACAGGTGGAGTAATTCGCATTCATCTTCAACTCTCTGAGTTCCCGGAGAAATCTGAGGATCAAACTGTCAGTCAttgaaatggtcacttaaaccaACATCTCCGCACTTTCCCtccacacactccaggggtcagacattgagtgaagctccctccacaccatcccatcacacactcccggggtcagactcagggtgaagatccctccacacactcctggggtcagacacagggtgaagctccctccacacactcCCGGGTCAAACACAGATTGAAgttccctccataccgtcccatcacacactcctggggtcagacatagagtgaagttccctccgttccatcccatcatacactcccagagtcagacactgagtgaagctccctctacagtTCACCATATGGTCCCAGTGGGCTGTTCTACAGAGATATAAAAAGTAGACTCTCACACCTCCTTCGAGTGATGCTGGATTGTATTCCCAAATCGTTCTTTAATTCTGAATCAGAAACCAACAGCAAGAGATCTCCATCAACTTTAAAGTCCTGGTGGGGAAACATCAGTTTATGCTGGAGGGTTAGGGTTTTTGACACtgcaacaggccattcagccctacaagtccatgccacctattttactcccaattaacctacattttgaagggtgggaggaaaccggagcccctgggaataacccatgcagacactgggaaaacatgcaagctcctcacagacagtgcagaattcaaaCCCAGGACCGATCCTGATAGCTGGTGTTGTAAagttgttgtgctaaccactacgccaatggtcacccacggtggggggggggggtaattttcCACTGGACAACCTCCTGCCACGAGGTGATATTGCGCCACACGGGAGAAGGTACGGCCACGTCTGGAGCTCCAGGAAGATTGAGGTGGGGCCAGAGGAGGTTGGAGTGTTTCTGTTGTGAAGAGTAACTGGGTTGGCTTTCTCTAGAGCAGAGGGCGGAGATGAAgacaaactgcttttcccagagggtggggaatattttgggacaacctcagaaaatatatttaagacaaggctggATAAATCTTTATAGAATGGGAattaagggatctggggaaaaggcaggtcggtggagatgagctgatcagATCAGACatcaaacacaggattctgttgacatggagatgaagtgtaaaaaaaaaacaaattctggagaaactcagccagtcaaacagtgcctttatgtaccaAATGCACCACCAAAGTTTCCGGCTGGAGCCCTTCTCCAAAgtatgggggaacatgagagatgtctgaaccaaagggggaaaggggggatggtgagggtgggagatgataggtggaggggggtaACCCCGCAgtgtgtggggatggggggggggggggaggagtctaggctgggtggagagagaaaggaagtaggaactggaataactagttaaaagaggtgggggtggggcaggggggagaaaaggcaagctgattagtggaatggagTGAACTGCcctggggttggggttggggagtgcccagacgaaaaatgaggtCTTGTGGTTAGGGTTGTGGGTGGTTAGGGTTGGGaaatgtgaaaggccatggacaaacacaggagcttgagagtgtgactcagaattgaaatggttggctacggggagggGTCGCTTTTGTTGCGGATGTAAACAAGGTGCTGGGCAAAGTGAACTCTTAATCTCCGACTGGCCTCTCcaacgtagagaaggccacagagggtgcattggatgcagtaaatgagttctttggaggtgcAGGTgacgtgttgcttcacttgaaaggtctgtttgggacctcagaccatggtgaaggaggaggtgtaggtgcaggTATTATATCTCCTACGACCACAGCAGAAAGTGCTAGGGGAGGTTGGGGGATGGGTGGAGAGTAATGGAGGGagccgagaggggaggagaaggaaaaatgtgtctggtggtggggtcctgtagtaagtaccggaaattctggcggataatgtattggatgcagaggctggtggggtggtaggtgaggacgagggggattctgtgtttattgtttctaggggtgGCGGGGTGGAAAAGAGGGCAGGTGAGCAGAGaatggaggagatatgggtgagggccaagttaatATTGGTGGAGAGGAAGCTACGTTTGTGGAAGGCAGTCATTTTAGAGGCTctgaactggaagacctcatcttgggagcagatgcagtggagaccaagaaattgagagaaggggatggaccttgcagggaacagggtgtgaggACGTGTAGACCAGGTAGTTGTTACAAATCCTctgtttgtaataaatgtcagtggagagtctgtctcctgatatggagtcagagagatccagaaaagagAGAGTGtcatcggagatggaccaggtgagtttgaggtccggGTGGAAATTGGCCACAAATTGATGAGCTCATTGCGGGTGCACGAGGCTGCCCCAATGTAGTCGTCCAtgtaccggaggaagagttggggggtggggcggTCCCTTACCAGTGTTGGCTTAGAGCAGGTTTTGCTTTACAGGCATAGCTGGGATCtgtgcaggtacccatggctactcatTTAATTTGGaggtagtgggatgagttaaaggaaaaattgttaagggtgaagacaagttctgccaagcggagaagggtggtggggggaggtgacTGCTCAGGTCTGAGGTCCAGGAAAAAATGAGGTGCTTTGAGGCCttctgtgtggggaatggaggggtaaagggattagacatccatcgtgaagatgagccAGGCGGCCcagttcggggaatctgaagtcttggaggaggtggaggaTGTGGGAGGTGTTACGGATGTAGGTGAGGAGGAATTGAACTAGGGCttgcctctcctcccccccacccttaactgttattccagttcctacttcctttctctctccacctagtctagactccttcccccccccccccaacctatctcccaccctcaccacaccTTACCAGGTGCACCTCCaaagaagggctccagcctgaaacgttggttctgtatcttcactgtttgctacataaaggcactgtttgacctgctgagtttctccagcatttgtatgtttttgaaaatcagatcagccatgatcacattgaatggtggggcaggatcgatgggccggatggccgactcctgctcctgtttcttatgtcctTGTTGGGGCACTGCTTTAGGGTGAGAGGAAGGGGGCCTCAGATGTGAGGAAGGATTTatctctcccccacagcccaccccccacctcccaaggGTGATTGGTGACTGGAAACCTTGCAGACGGGTACTCTCAGAAGGAAATTTCCACTCAGCAGTCTGGAGAAAGCCAAGGACTAGGCAGACGGGGAAGACACTAGGTCATGGATCAAATGGGgcgttgggccgaagggcctgtatgacTGGGGTGAGGGTTGTCAGTAAGGAAGACAGGGTGTGGTCAGTGCCCTCCCCACCTGCAAAGCAGCAGAGACACTCGGCCCTGCTGCTCCCTGCAAGCCCCTCTGCCACCAACTGCTCACCTTGAACCTGTCGGCATAGTCAGCAAAGTCGACCTGCAGGAGCCAGGTCAGCACCTCGCGGGGCTTCCAGTTGGGCACAGTGGGCGAGAGTCTCTGTGGCACCTCCTCACCCAGCAGGCACAGTGCCTTCTTGGCCAGGCCAGAGGTGGTGACATCGTCTGAATAAATCACGATCCGCTTCAGGCTCTGGGTGGCCCCAACCTCATAGAGGATCTGCAACACACCCAGTCTTCacacaccagcctccacatccccgCTCCCACACAGCCCAGCAGCCAAGAAGGGCATGGcagggaagtgatgggggagggggcagtaACTGGGAGCAGTGATGGGAAGAGAAATGGGAGGGAGAAAAGGGTatacagagtgaagggaggggcgaggggaggggggacaGTCGGAGAGTTCAGTGGGGTGATTTTGTAAATGTAATGTGTAACAGGATGAACACGTGAGTGGTGTAACACAGGTGGGGAATGCGTGCACATAGACCCTTCCCCATTGACCACACTCGTGCCCctccagctgattttctccagtgttgtgcatTTACATTTTCCCTCTATCTACCTGGCCACTGCCCTGGGGAAACCGCCATCCAGCTGATTTTCTCTAATGTTGTGCATTTACATTTTCCCTCCATCTGCCTGGCCACTGCCCTGGCCAACATCTCACCCCAGGGTCACACTCTCTTCAAACCACTCCCGTCAGGAAAAAGGTTCACATGTGTGCGATAACCTACCAGCTGATTAGAGGATAGGtcttttcctgctgttatcagactcctgaacgaaCCTCACAGGGGctctgaccaacccaatctccctCCACCTCTGTTCTCTGAACTTCTGTATGGGTTGACTTCCTGGATAGTACGCCAAACAAACTTTTACAGTGCCTCAGCATttatgacagtaaatctgaaatctgactggAGAAAGGACTGGGTGAATATCGAAACCTGAAGACGTCGTCTCAGGCGGGGAGGAGAAATGTGCACATCTCCCCCCTCACAGAAACAGTGATCTGGGCAAAGTGGGGACTCCCTTCCAACAGACATGGGGTAGAAATTACTAGGATATTgagatgggatgggggggggggggtaagggaatgggagggggagatggggggtggagggggcaggATTCTGAAAGTTCAAACAGTTGCCAACTGGGGAACAGCAGGAGGTGTCGGTGAGTGGGGGAGGTAGTTCATGGACCCTCCAATGGGAGTGATGGAGGTGAAAGTTCAGGCCATTCTCACCACATCCTACTCCTTCCAAACCCCCACTTTTGCTCctgttcccctccccaccccctctcctctcccctccgcctccccacccctccccgcctcccctccctgcaccctcccacctcccctcacACTCCTTACCTTGACTGCTCCCTTGcccacttcctctgactcccctctctgccccctcccttttttcacctctctgctccctacctccccttccccccttgccCACCCCTCCCCGGTCGGTACCTGTGAGTTGTACTGCTTGGCCTTCACGCCGGCCTCCACACACAGGTAGAAGGCGGCCACGCACTGGGCCTCCTGCCTGGAGCTGTCGAGCAGCTGCACCAGGCGTTGCAGCTCGTATGCAGTGCGCCCCTGCGAGTCCTCGGCGCTGTCCAGCCAGCTCTGCACGAACTCGTCGGGCTGCAGGGAAGCGATGAAGGGCTCGACCAGGTCCAGGGTGCCTGaacgctccacctccctctccaGCTCCTTGTTGGCGGCCAGGACTGTGATGGCCAGGCACGCTTGGAACTGCACCATGCGGTCAGCAGAAAAGGCCAGGGGGAAGAGCCAGGCGGCCGCTCGCTTCTCCACCATTAGGCGCTGGCTGGTGCGGCCGCCATGGACGGCACAGTTGGCAAGGGCCGTGGCGCAGTGACGCAGGATAGCAGCGTTGGTGGAACGGCACCAATACAGGATGAAGTCCAGGCCCCCGTTGATAACCAGCAGCCGGGCTGTGGTCTCCGAGTGCTTGAACATGTGCTGCAGGATCCCTGCCACAATGGTGGCCAGCAGCGTGTCCTCACGCTCTGAAGCCAGCTGCAGGATGGTGGGCAGCTGGGTCCGGGCCAGGCGATCCCTGTGGTGAtgatggggaaagaggggggccGTCAGGCGGGAAGAGGGGGGCCGTCAGGCGGGAAGAGGGGGGCCGTCAGGCGGGAAGAGGGGGGCCGTCAGGCGGGAAGAGGGGGGCCGTCAGGCGGGAAGAGGGGGGCCGTCAGGCGGGAAGAGGGGGGCCGTCAGGCGGGAAGAGGGGGGCCGTCAGGCGGGAAGAGGGGGGCCGTCAGGCGGGAAGAGGGGGGCCGTCAGGCGGGAAGAGGGGGGCCGTCAGGCGGGAAGAGGGGGGCCGTCAGGCGGGAAGAGGGGGGCCGTCAGGCGGGAAGAGGGGGGCCGTCAGGCGGGAAGAGGGGGGCCGTCAGGCGGGAAGAGGGGGGCCGTCAGGCGGGAAGAGGGGGGCCGTCAGGCGGGAAGAGGGGGGCCGTCAGGCGGGAAGAGGGGGGCCGTCAGGCGGGAAGAGGGGGGCCGTCAGGCGGGAAGAGGGGGGCCGTCAGGCGGGAAGAGGGGGGCCGTCAGGCGGGAAGAGGGGGGCCGTCAGGCGGGAAGAGGGGGGCCGTCAGGCGGGAAGAGGGGGGCCGTCAGGCGGGAAGAGGGGGGCCGTCAGGCGGGAAGAGGGGGGCCGTCAGGCGGGAAGAGGGGGGCCGTCAGGCGGGAAGAGGGGGGCCGTCAGGCGGGAAGAGGGGGGCCGTCAGGCGGGAAGAGGGGGGCCGTCAGGCGGGAAGAGGGGGGCCGTCAGGCGGGAAGAGGGGGGCCGTCAGGCGGGAAGAGGGGGGCCGTCAGGCGGGAAGAGGGGGGCCGTCAGGCGGGAAGAGGGGGGCCGTCAGGCGGGAAGAGGGGGGCCGTCAGGCGGGAAGAGGGGGGCCGTCAGGCGGGAAGAGGGGGGCCGTCAGGCGGGAAGAGGGGGGCCGTCAGGCGGGAAGAGGGGGGCCGTCAGGCGGGAAGAGGGGGGCCGTCAGGCGGGAAGAGGGGGGCCGTCAGGCGGGAAGAGGGGGGCCGTCAGGCGGGAAGAGGGGGGCCGTCAGGCGGGAAGAGGGGGGCCGTCAGGCGGGAAGAGGGGGGCCGTCAGGCGGGAAGAGGGGGGCCGTCAGGCGGGAAGAGGGGGGCCGTCAGGCGGGAAGAGGGGGGCCGTCAGGCGGGAAGAGGGGGGCCGTCAGGCGGGAAGAGGGGGGCCGTCAGGCGGGACCTCTGCTTGCACCACTGGGATCCTCTCCCCCACTCGACCCCCCCCATGGTTCCCTCGCCCCATGACCTACACCTCCTCTGCAGCTTCCCCCTCCCCATGAATATATCCTTCCCCCCAACTGGGGCCCACTATTCCACCCCCCCCCGGAAtgatcctcctcctcccctcaggAATtgccctctccatctgctgtgggggggggggggaaacactgagGGAGGGTTAACCATTAACCCTCAAAAAGTCTGGGGAGTGAATGAGGGGAAAGCTTCTCCACTCagtgagtgtggaacgagctgccagaggaagtggtcacGGTGGGGACAGCAAGGATGCGTCAACAGGAAGACAGAGAGGGCCAGTTTAGAACACAAACACAAGAACAGGAGCATCAGGCAGCCACCCAGCCTATCCATCCTGTTCCCCCATTCAATGAGAACACGGCTGATCTGATATGGGCTAATCTCCAACTACCtgacttttcccatatcccttaattctcccaAATTCAATCCAACCTTGCCTGAAATcgatttactgaggtcacctccactgcttcaatgggaagcattcccaccctctgggaaaagcagttcctcctcatctccgtcctaaatctacttccctggatCTTGAGGTGATGTCCCTTCATTCTGGTCTCcctcaccaatgggaacaacttaccggcttctatcttatctgtgcctttcatattttcataagATCCCCTTTCAGCGAGTAGTCCTCACAGGccaaccctctcatctctggaatcaacctggcgaacctcctctgcaccacctccaaagccagtacatcctttaatggtggggggggggaacatgacTCGCTGAAGCAGATCAGTCTTCATTCCCCAAAATTCCCAGATTGCTGTAAATTCCAAACGGGGAGGATTCTGGTCGTCTGCCCCTCCAACACTCTCGGCTATGGTCCGTACACAGGGGCTGTGAGGGACGAAGGTAGATGCTAGCCTTGCCCACAGGTTGCAGAGCCCTCTGCACGAATCTGCTGTGGCGCCCACACCGATGCCAGGGGAAGGTTACATTAGaacatctgcagacgctgggttCAAGTGCAGTGAGGGGGTCGATGGGTGGTGGTGACGCGTGGGGGGAGGGCGCCGTTGGAGCGGGGTgatgggggtccctctccctcccacccacccacctacctACCGGTTCTCGGTGACGAGCACCTGCTCCAGCAGCCTGCCCGCCGCGTACCGTGTGCCGGAGCCGGGGTCCGGCCGCTGCAGCATCTCCAGCAGCAGTTCCAGGGTGCCGTGCAGCCGCAGTTCCCGGCATATGGCCGAGGCGACATTACGGCCGCGGCCCGGCAGCAGCCAGGCATCGCTCACCAGCCGCTGGATGTTGTCCAGGTGGATTCGCCTCGCCCCGTCCTCCCGCTCATCCCGCAGCGCCGTCAGAGCCGCCCGCAGCTCCCGCTGGGTCCCGCTGCCCGGGTCTGGCCATGCCACCGGCTTCCTGCCCCCGCTCTGGCTCTGCATCGTTCGGGGGAGCGGGGAGAGAGGGGCACCGAGGGCAGGAGCCGGACCGCAGCGGGACAAACCGGGTCACCCCAAGACAGgagcgggggaggagggggacaGGAGACCCCGGGAGTAGCTCGGCTCCCCGACACAGGAACAGCTCCAGACCGCGGACAGCGACCGGGAAGGAGACGGCGCTGAGCGAGAGCGCGGCCGCAGCGTGACGTCATCCATGCGGGTGTCGCTGCGACCCAATCCGTGACGGGAGTCTCTCGGTTACTGggtcacggggtgggggggggcgcacTCCGACTTCATCCACCACCAACAGACCGTACCCGAttgccctccttccctccccacacgGTCCTAACTCCCTCGTAGACTAAATGCGCCATCGCCCACCGTGACTGCTCACTCAGCCTCCGCCGTTCTCCCGGAGGGGGGATGCCGCGACCTCCTCGACCCTGATCCCGTCGGCTGGGAGACAACCTCTCCGACCCGCTCACCCCTCTGGGAAGCCATGAACCACCTCCAACTTAAGTGCATCTCTCATCAGTCAGACCCAAGCGTCAGGCAGCCCTGTTCTAAGCTGAGGCAAACACCCACCTTCAGAATCAAGGATactttccccactgttatcagactcttaaatggaccccTCCCTACACTATTTAAAGGTTATTTTCACTTTACCCTGCACTCTGTAATACTGTGCCCTGCATACTTTGACTCACTGGGACCTCTTCATTGGAAGTTACATCATCTGCCAGTCAAGGGTCAGATCTGTCCACCTGTGAGGCAGATGTGTGATTGGTCCTCCAGGAGCCAATCAATAGTTAGATCTGCCCATAGGTGAGGCTGGCGCGCGATTGGTCCCAGGTCACGTGGATGGGCCttcattcattctctccctctttctgctgtatggagaccatcactgaatTCCAAGCTACAGGCCATAGGCAGCTCTGGAGTGCCAACTGCAATGGGCCCATCCAGCACCTCAAGCCTTAGGCGATACTGGAGACAAGGTACATTTAATATACTTATTAGTTGTAATGAATTTATTCTTtattagtgtgctgtgcctgccagagatagagaggggtggTGTGTACTGTGTGTTTAACCTTTAAGTTCCCAATAGGAAATTAAGAATGTTTAGAGATGATTTATTTGCACCTGATGTGCACTTTTCAGGATGGCACAGTGGATGTAGCAGTGAGCGTAATGCTgatacagcaccaatgatcagggccagggtttgaatctcgctctgtctttaaggagtttgcatgttctctccctatctgtgtgggttttccctgggggctctggtttcctcccaccatttgaaatgtgctAGGGCTGAAGGTCAATTGgatgtgtgagaaacagaagtaccttcacagatttcgctcgagacaaaaattgagaacaaagaacatttattgtacaacagtgcaaagttgggtgcttccccttaccctgggaatacacacaacttttatacagttcatttcagtgtagaggtaccctccccccctaacattcttctgcctccatggattggtttggcatttggtaattctgtctgcctatgtgcagtttctgtaaacttaaaagaccatggggtatcctgtctgggtcccattaTGTCATTGtctttattcatgaatctgcctttgtccttattcacacatctcaacccccaggacttactaatttgcagaacttgctaattctgtctatcactataagaccctattctattatacttgcctAACCCTTCCTCATACTCTTattggaattcatccctactcagcacttacttaacttcctctagtctag from the Narcine bancroftii isolate sNarBan1 chromosome 14, sNarBan1.hap1, whole genome shotgun sequence genome contains:
- the sarm1 gene encoding NAD(+) hydrolase SARM1 isoform X1; translation: MQSQSGGRKPVAWPDPGSGTQRELRAALTALRDEREDGARRIHLDNIQRLVSDAWLLPGRGRNVASAICRELRLHGTLELLLEMLQRPDPGSGTRYAAGRLLEQVLVTENRDRLARTQLPTILQLASEREDTLLATIVAGILQHMFKHSETTARLLVINGGLDFILYWCRSTNAAILRHCATALANCAVHGGRTSQRLMVEKRAAAWLFPLAFSADRMVQFQACLAITVLAANKELEREVERSGTLDLVEPFIASLQPDEFVQSWLDSAEDSQGRTAYELQRLVQLLDSSRQEAQCVAAFYLCVEAGVKAKQYNSQILYEVGATQSLKRIVIYSDDVTTSGLAKKALCLLGEEVPQRLSPTVPNWKPREVLTWLLQVDFADYADRFKDFKVDGDLLLLVSDSELKNDLGIQSSITRRRFLRELRELKMNANYSTCDPSNLADWLGTINPLFRQYTYNLVHCGIRKETLSKVTEEQLMSECHIENRIHRAWIYLAGQESLSNLSTLCDVANNEAPDVFISYRRSTGSQLASLLKVHLQLRGFSVFLDVEKLEAGTFEDKLVESVKRARNFVLVLSANALDKCMGDMELKDWVHKEIVIAMSSKKNIVPIIDQFSWPDPNLLPEDMRSILKFNGVQWAHEYQDASVEKILRFLQPQTIVQA
- the sarm1 gene encoding NAD(+) hydrolase SARM1 isoform X2; this translates as MQSQSGGRKPVAWPDPGSGTQRELRAALTALRDEREDGARRIHLDNIQRLVSDAWLLPGRGRNVASAICRELRLHGTLELLLEMLQRPDPGSGTRYAAGRLLEQVLVTENRDRLARTQLPTILQLASEREDTLLATIVAGILQHMFKHSETTARLLVINGGLDFILYWCRSTNAAILRHCATALANCAVHGGRTSQRLMVEKRAAAWLFPLAFSADRMVQFQACLAITVLAANKELEREVERSGTLDLVEPFIASLQPDEFVQSWLDSAEDSQGRTAYELQRLVQLLDSSRQEAQCVAAFYLCVEAGVKAKQYNSQDFKVDGDLLLLVSDSELKNDLGIQSSITRRRFLRELRELKMNANYSTCDPSNLADWLGTINPLFRQYTYNLVHCGIRKETLSKVTEEQLMSECHIENRIHRAWIYLAGQESLSNLSTLCDVANNEAPDVFISYRRSTGSQLASLLKVHLQLRGFSVFLDVEKLEAGTFEDKLVESVKRARNFVLVLSANALDKCMGDMELKDWVHKEIVIAMSSKKNIVPIIDQFSWPDPNLLPEDMRSILKFNGVQWAHEYQDASVEKILRFLQPQTIVQA